In one window of Synergistaceae bacterium DZ-S4 DNA:
- a CDS encoding phenylacetate--CoA ligase, translating into MNELSIMSQCFAQVRRVARCSPMYIEKFKDIPVDTMMTKDQFETLPFTTKQDLRDAYPMGMQCVPNGQIVRVHSSSGTTGVPVIIPYSSQDIEDWAVMMERCYQFAGVTREDRVQVTPGFGLWTAGLGFQAGAERLGAMVIPTGSGNTDRQLQLMRDLQSSVLIGTSSYGLLIAEEVDRREMRDDIKLKKGIFGSERWGDKVRERIYRSLGIEFFDIYGLTEIYGPGIAIDCPEHTGMHYFSDFIYCEIIDPATGRVLSDGEQGEIVITTFRKEAAPLIRYRTHDISRIVPGTCPCGSPYPRLDRIVGRSDDMIKVKGTNIYPAQVEAILRNIDGFSSEYRIILDNEDLRDRMIVQAEAFDGTETEELERELERACKSGLGIKIIPEVMKIGDLPRSEKKTKRVIDNRG; encoded by the coding sequence ATGAACGAATTGTCAATAATGAGCCAGTGTTTTGCCCAGGTGAGAAGAGTTGCGAGATGCAGTCCGATGTATATCGAAAAGTTTAAGGATATCCCCGTCGATACCATGATGACGAAGGACCAGTTCGAGACGCTGCCTTTCACCACAAAACAGGACCTCCGGGACGCATATCCGATGGGGATGCAGTGTGTCCCCAACGGACAGATCGTGAGGGTGCATTCTTCATCCGGAACTACGGGCGTTCCTGTGATCATTCCTTACAGCAGCCAGGATATTGAGGATTGGGCGGTAATGATGGAAAGGTGTTACCAGTTCGCAGGAGTCACAAGGGAAGACAGGGTCCAGGTCACGCCCGGATTTGGCCTGTGGACGGCCGGGCTGGGTTTTCAGGCAGGTGCGGAACGTCTGGGAGCCATGGTCATCCCGACCGGAAGCGGAAACACGGACAGGCAGCTCCAGCTGATGCGGGACCTTCAGTCGTCAGTTCTTATCGGTACATCGTCCTACGGACTCCTTATCGCCGAAGAGGTCGACCGCAGGGAGATGAGAGACGACATTAAACTGAAAAAGGGCATTTTCGGATCCGAAAGATGGGGAGACAAGGTGAGGGAACGTATCTACAGGAGCCTGGGCATAGAGTTTTTCGACATCTACGGCCTTACAGAGATATACGGACCCGGCATAGCCATAGATTGTCCGGAACATACAGGTATGCACTACTTCAGTGATTTCATCTACTGTGAGATCATCGATCCGGCAACAGGCAGGGTGCTGTCTGACGGAGAGCAGGGGGAGATCGTGATCACTACCTTCAGGAAGGAAGCTGCTCCGCTCATACGTTACCGGACCCACGATATTTCACGCATCGTCCCGGGAACCTGTCCCTGCGGTTCGCCGTACCCCAGGCTTGACAGGATAGTCGGCAGAAGCGACGACATGATCAAGGTAAAGGGTACGAACATTTACCCGGCGCAGGTGGAGGCAATACTTAGAAATATTGACGGCTTCTCGAGTGAATACAGGATAATCCTCGACAACGAAGACCTGAGGGACAGGATGATCGTTCAGGCCGAAGCTTTTGACGGGACCGAGACGGAAGAGCTCGAGAGGGAGCTGGAAAGAGCCTGTAAATCGGGTCTGGGGATCAAGATCATACCTGAGGTCATGAAGATAGGAGACCTCCCGAGGAGCGAGAAGAAGACCAAAAGGGTGATAGACAACAGGGGATAG
- a CDS encoding cytochrome c biogenesis protein CcdA, with the protein MWADLPLLFLEGFLAFISPCMLPMLPVYLMYLAAETEHGKRASIVNTIGFVCGFTVVFMALGATATAIGSLMNEHRMLLQRVSGAIILVFGLHFLGILKIGFLDVEKKIDLGLKKRGGFIGALLFGSAFSLGWSPCLGPFLGSALMLAGSGKTVMQGVFYLFVFSMGLGVPYLLAAVFFTNIKGVFQWLKKHGRQIKTVSGFVLVLAGLMMLFDLFGYWAGLFA; encoded by the coding sequence ATGTGGGCAGACCTTCCGCTCCTATTCCTTGAAGGCTTTCTTGCCTTCATCTCTCCATGCATGCTTCCGATGCTGCCTGTATACCTGATGTACCTTGCGGCAGAAACAGAGCATGGAAAGAGGGCCAGCATCGTAAACACGATAGGATTCGTCTGCGGGTTCACTGTGGTCTTTATGGCGCTCGGAGCCACTGCTACCGCGATAGGATCGCTGATGAATGAACACAGGATGCTTCTGCAGAGAGTCAGCGGAGCGATCATCCTGGTCTTCGGACTGCACTTTCTCGGTATCCTGAAGATAGGCTTCCTTGATGTTGAAAAGAAGATAGATCTGGGTCTGAAGAAGCGAGGAGGCTTCATAGGAGCCCTGCTCTTCGGCTCAGCTTTTTCGCTTGGGTGGTCGCCATGCCTTGGACCCTTCCTGGGTTCGGCCCTCATGCTTGCTGGGAGCGGCAAAACAGTTATGCAGGGTGTATTTTACCTGTTTGTGTTCTCAATGGGGCTGGGAGTGCCCTATTTGCTTGCGGCTGTATTTTTCACGAACATAAAGGGTGTCTTCCAGTGGCTGAAAAAACATGGCAGGCAGATAAAGACCGTATCCGGCTTTGTCCTTGTACTTGCGGGACTGATGATGCTCTTTGACCTTTTCGGTTATTGGGCAGGACTCTTTGCCTGA
- a CDS encoding iron-containing alcohol dehydrogenase: MKPFRFRMPQEVIFESGSSRQAPEKALRLGSKRPLFITGTQMAKSSRLACLMEGCSELGMMPGHWDRVEPEPPVELLEDAVSYIREGSFDSLIAFGGGSSMDFAKMAAVMAENPDIEVSEMVGSEKIPRKGLPTIMIPTTSGSGSEVSAVAVFSFAEEKMKKGISSRFLVADIAIVDPELTLDLPPHITAASGMDALVHGVEAFLSLGTNRFTQDLALIAIKNIYSNLTECVLNGHNLYAREAQSYGSMTAGMAFSMSGTAGVHAMAYPLGGQYHVPHGEANTALLRWVMEYSLEGCEEKFIPIAEAMGLRSYGMTACDAANAALRGIVELGEKIGVKTRLREFGIPRDAAPEMAKAALREVRLMSNNPRPLDFESVRAIYEKAW; this comes from the coding sequence ATGAAACCGTTCAGATTCAGGATGCCGCAGGAAGTGATCTTTGAGTCAGGCTCTTCGCGTCAGGCGCCTGAAAAAGCTTTGCGACTCGGGTCGAAAAGGCCGCTCTTCATAACCGGCACACAGATGGCAAAAAGCAGCCGTCTCGCATGCCTGATGGAAGGGTGCTCTGAACTTGGGATGATGCCGGGGCACTGGGACAGGGTGGAACCGGAGCCCCCTGTGGAACTTCTGGAAGATGCCGTCTCTTACATCAGAGAAGGTTCTTTCGACTCTCTTATCGCCTTTGGGGGCGGAAGTTCCATGGACTTTGCAAAAATGGCTGCCGTGATGGCAGAAAATCCTGATATAGAAGTCTCTGAGATGGTAGGGAGCGAGAAGATCCCCCGAAAAGGTCTCCCGACAATAATGATACCGACTACATCGGGGAGCGGATCGGAGGTATCCGCCGTTGCCGTTTTTTCATTCGCTGAGGAGAAGATGAAAAAGGGAATATCCAGCAGGTTCCTGGTCGCAGACATTGCAATTGTTGACCCTGAACTTACCCTTGACCTTCCTCCGCATATAACTGCGGCATCGGGGATGGACGCCCTAGTTCACGGCGTCGAAGCTTTTCTCTCCCTCGGAACTAATCGTTTCACGCAGGACCTGGCACTGATCGCAATAAAAAACATTTATTCCAACCTCACAGAGTGCGTCCTCAACGGACATAACCTCTATGCAAGAGAGGCCCAGTCCTACGGAAGCATGACGGCGGGGATGGCTTTTTCTATGTCCGGGACAGCGGGGGTACATGCGATGGCATACCCTCTCGGCGGGCAGTACCATGTGCCGCACGGCGAAGCAAATACAGCACTTCTGAGATGGGTCATGGAGTACAGCCTGGAAGGCTGCGAGGAAAAGTTCATCCCGATAGCGGAGGCGATGGGTCTGCGCTCATACGGGATGACAGCCTGCGACGCAGCCAACGCGGCGCTCCGGGGAATAGTCGAGCTCGGTGAAAAGATAGGGGTAAAGACAAGGCTAAGGGAGTTCGGGATACCCAGGGATGCGGCACCGGAGATGGCAAAGGCTGCCCTACGGGAGGTCAGGCTGATGTCAAACAATCCCCGCCCGCTTGATTTTGAATCAGTAAGGGCCATATATGAAAAGGCCTGGTGA
- the iorA gene encoding indolepyruvate ferredoxin oxidoreductase subunit alpha, translated as MSKRVCMGNEAIALGAARAGVSVVSGYPGTPSTEIIETLIREKIPGIEVQWSTNEKTALEVAAGAAYSGIRSMVTMKQVGLNVAADPLMSLSYVGVEGGMVVVVADDPGPWSSQTEQDTRHFAKYANLPVFDPSSPEEAYEMVSYAFGLSEEFRLPVFLRPTTRVCHASATVDLADVPAPKPASGFVKRSDWIIFPALSYRKHGELEQKQKLISEKLGTLPFNRVIKGGRIGIAVSGISYLYLMEVIKEFGLDLTVFKVGTPYPIPAEPAEEFLSLVDRVMVIEELDPVIEEQLLLLSAGKKEILGKMTAHLPCNGEYGFELIRDTVLKFAGVKGEDPLMAEIPVLPVRPPVLCAGCPHRASFYAAKTAAKNFEKTVYCGDIGCYTLGNAAPLNTVDTCLCMGAGITIAQGIKLAEKETKCIAFIGDSTFFHTGIPGVINAVYQNTDITIAVLDNHTTAMTGGQPHPGTGRTAMGMPAKPLDIEKILRACGVEHISTVDPFKYDDTVDAFKNALEHTGPSAVIAKAPCIALIRLPKTVRRVNGACIGCLKCIKQLGCPAMSAGEDGKVSINEPICTDCSLCVNVCPVGAIKRVDRDA; from the coding sequence ATGTCCAAACGAGTTTGTATGGGTAACGAGGCGATAGCACTCGGAGCTGCGAGGGCGGGGGTCAGCGTCGTATCGGGCTACCCCGGCACTCCGTCGACCGAAATTATTGAGACTTTGATCCGCGAAAAGATACCCGGTATTGAAGTCCAGTGGTCAACAAACGAAAAAACAGCTTTGGAAGTGGCTGCGGGAGCCGCATACTCCGGGATCAGATCGATGGTCACGATGAAGCAGGTCGGACTGAACGTCGCTGCAGATCCTTTGATGAGCCTTTCGTACGTTGGTGTTGAAGGCGGGATGGTAGTCGTAGTCGCGGACGATCCGGGTCCGTGGTCCTCACAGACCGAGCAGGATACCAGGCATTTTGCCAAATATGCGAACTTGCCTGTATTTGACCCGTCATCGCCTGAAGAGGCATATGAGATGGTCTCATATGCATTCGGCCTCTCCGAGGAATTCAGGCTGCCCGTGTTCCTGAGACCGACCACGAGGGTCTGCCATGCCAGCGCCACAGTGGATTTGGCGGATGTACCTGCCCCTAAGCCCGCCTCAGGTTTTGTTAAACGATCCGACTGGATCATTTTTCCCGCGCTTTCTTACAGAAAACATGGCGAACTTGAACAAAAGCAAAAACTGATATCTGAAAAATTAGGGACCCTTCCCTTTAACAGGGTCATAAAAGGCGGAAGGATAGGCATAGCCGTATCGGGAATATCCTATCTCTACCTGATGGAAGTCATAAAGGAGTTCGGACTGGACCTTACAGTATTCAAGGTCGGCACCCCCTATCCGATCCCGGCAGAGCCGGCAGAGGAATTCTTATCATTAGTCGACCGGGTCATGGTGATCGAAGAACTGGATCCGGTGATTGAGGAACAGCTCTTGCTGCTCTCTGCAGGCAAAAAGGAGATACTGGGCAAAATGACCGCCCATCTTCCCTGCAACGGCGAATACGGTTTTGAACTGATCAGGGATACAGTTCTCAAATTTGCTGGAGTCAAGGGTGAAGATCCACTGATGGCAGAAATCCCTGTACTTCCCGTCAGACCGCCGGTGCTCTGCGCCGGGTGTCCCCACAGGGCATCCTTCTATGCGGCCAAGACAGCTGCCAAAAACTTTGAAAAGACAGTCTACTGCGGCGATATAGGCTGTTACACCCTTGGCAACGCCGCGCCGCTCAACACGGTCGACACTTGTCTCTGCATGGGCGCAGGAATAACGATAGCACAGGGGATAAAGCTGGCGGAAAAAGAGACCAAGTGCATTGCCTTCATAGGTGACTCGACCTTTTTCCATACCGGGATACCCGGAGTTATAAACGCAGTTTATCAGAACACCGACATAACGATAGCGGTGCTCGACAACCACACGACTGCAATGACAGGAGGCCAGCCGCACCCCGGAACGGGAAGGACCGCGATGGGCATGCCGGCAAAGCCGCTTGATATAGAAAAAATCTTGAGGGCATGCGGAGTGGAGCACATATCGACAGTTGACCCGTTCAAATACGATGATACTGTCGATGCCTTCAAAAACGCTCTTGAGCACACAGGGCCTTCGGCTGTTATTGCAAAAGCGCCCTGCATTGCCCTCATAAGGCTTCCGAAAACCGTACGAAGAGTCAACGGAGCCTGCATTGGCTGTCTCAAATGCATAAAGCAGCTGGGGTGTCCCGCAATGTCTGCAGGTGAAGACGGAAAAGTGTCGATCAATGAGCCCATATGTACAGACTGCTCCCTTTGCGTGAATGTCTGCCCCGTGGGTGCCATAAAGAGGGTGGACAGAGATGCTTAG
- a CDS encoding indolepyruvate oxidoreductase subunit beta encodes MLSSIVIAGVGGQGTLLASRILSEAAQRRGLFVRTSETIGMAQRGGCVSSHLRIGSEEISPVIPLRHADILIGFEPAEAARQINRLKPGASAVVNTDCIVPTNVALRLGEYNCDQYIDAIKRNIRRVFFINAASLAIKAGDAKTLNMVLLGLSSGAGMLPFSDSEIAAAMKCCIKPGLLEMNRKAFMLGAETAGNLT; translated from the coding sequence ATGCTTAGCAGTATAGTCATAGCAGGTGTGGGCGGCCAGGGAACGCTGCTTGCCTCGAGAATACTTTCGGAGGCGGCACAGAGAAGGGGCCTATTTGTCCGGACTTCGGAAACTATAGGGATGGCGCAGAGGGGCGGATGTGTCTCCAGCCACCTTAGGATAGGCTCTGAAGAGATCTCGCCCGTAATACCGCTCCGTCATGCCGACATCCTTATAGGATTTGAGCCTGCCGAAGCAGCAAGACAGATCAACAGGCTTAAGCCCGGCGCATCGGCTGTAGTGAACACAGACTGCATAGTCCCTACAAATGTTGCCCTGCGCCTGGGAGAGTATAACTGTGATCAATACATAGATGCCATCAAAAGGAATATCAGGCGGGTATTTTTTATTAATGCCGCCTCCCTGGCGATCAAAGCGGGAGACGCAAAGACCCTCAACATGGTGCTCCTAGGACTTTCATCCGGCGCTGGCATGCTTCCGTTCAGCGATTCAGAGATAGCCGCGGCTATGAAGTGCTGCATCAAACCGGGGCTGCTTGAAATGAACAGAAAGGCCTTCATGCTGGGGGCTGAGACGGCGGGAAATCTGACATGA
- a CDS encoding ribonuclease HI family protein, producing the protein MEGYFDGASRGNPGKAGAGALLINEEGKVVWEASCFLGDKTNNEAEYMALIMLLKAAKNHGVSSLRVFGDSKLVVSQISRQWKINLPHLRLLAREAWDLAEGMDISYNWIPREENKRADMLSNEGIDGAK; encoded by the coding sequence ATGGAAGGTTATTTTGACGGTGCCTCAAGAGGCAACCCCGGAAAAGCAGGAGCCGGAGCGCTTTTGATAAATGAAGAGGGAAAGGTCGTATGGGAGGCATCATGTTTCCTTGGTGATAAGACCAACAACGAAGCCGAGTACATGGCTCTGATAATGCTGCTCAAAGCGGCAAAAAATCACGGGGTGAGCTCCCTTAGGGTTTTCGGGGACAGCAAGCTTGTAGTCAGCCAGATCTCGCGGCAGTGGAAGATAAACCTTCCTCACCTCAGGCTCCTTGCGCGGGAAGCGTGGGATCTTGCCGAGGGGATGGATATATCCTACAACTGGATACCCAGGGAAGAGAACAAGCGTGCCGACATGTTATCCAATGAAGGCATCGACGGGGCAAAGTGA
- a CDS encoding phosphate acyltransferase, whose translation MYKRFIEIMNSSGCLAGSKVVLAAADHESIEAIRLAMQRGLGRAILTGDSEVILPEVKEAGISDKVDIIHAGSLPAAAAIAVQSVRDGMGDALMKGLINTSDFLKAILDRENGLRTGRLLSHLAIMEIPGENHLSFCTDSGFNVAPNLDQKKQILRNALEAISALGYDHVNAACLAANEKVDPNIQSTVDAAGIVKAWEEGEFNDLPCTCTVEGPMAIDVVASQKYAEHKGIKSKIAGKVDLTLVPNIECGNVHCKTLVHYCHAQMAGLVLGAMVPIVLVSRSDPPESKFLSMALACIISGGMK comes from the coding sequence ATGTATAAAAGGTTTATAGAGATAATGAACAGCAGCGGTTGTCTTGCAGGAAGCAAAGTTGTCCTTGCTGCGGCGGATCATGAAAGCATAGAGGCCATAAGGCTTGCCATGCAGAGGGGGCTCGGAAGGGCGATACTGACCGGAGACAGCGAAGTGATCTTGCCTGAGGTAAAGGAAGCGGGCATCTCGGACAAGGTGGATATCATCCACGCAGGCTCACTGCCTGCGGCAGCGGCTATCGCGGTGCAGAGCGTAAGGGACGGAATGGGCGATGCCCTCATGAAGGGACTCATCAACACTTCCGATTTTCTGAAGGCTATCCTTGACAGGGAAAACGGCCTTCGGACAGGACGCCTGCTGAGCCACCTGGCGATAATGGAGATACCAGGTGAAAACCACCTCTCTTTCTGTACGGACAGCGGCTTCAACGTCGCACCTAACCTTGACCAGAAGAAACAGATACTGAGAAACGCACTTGAAGCTATAAGCGCTCTCGGATACGACCATGTAAACGCGGCATGCCTGGCAGCTAACGAAAAAGTGGATCCCAACATACAGTCTACCGTCGATGCAGCCGGGATAGTAAAGGCATGGGAAGAGGGCGAGTTCAACGACCTGCCCTGCACATGCACGGTCGAAGGTCCTATGGCGATCGATGTCGTGGCATCCCAAAAATATGCGGAACACAAGGGGATAAAGAGCAAGATAGCAGGCAAGGTCGACCTTACACTGGTTCCGAACATCGAGTGCGGCAATGTCCACTGCAAGACCCTTGTCCACTATTGTCACGCTCAGATGGCAGGACTGGTCCTTGGGGCAATGGTGCCCATAGTTCTGGTATCAAGGTCTGATCCGCCTGAATCAAAATTCCTCAGCATGGCCCTTGCATGCATTATTTCCGGCGGGATGAAATAG
- a CDS encoding DUF308 domain-containing protein, which translates to MLFTGKFSKEDLKKNKRRFYFIGGLMLLLGLISLSMPLIASFAVETIVGMLLIAVAFSQGWSAFRGFSDGGIPWQETIMAVAAMASGFIFLVHPMAGVMTLSIILAAYFMADGATKVIEYFRVREIEGSIWILVSGFLGIILSVMMWKNLFTGAAMIGIILGINLVFSGMSLILLGRGCSKASGDC; encoded by the coding sequence ATGCTCTTTACCGGAAAGTTTTCCAAAGAGGACCTCAAAAAAAACAAGAGGCGGTTCTACTTTATAGGAGGGCTTATGCTTCTCCTGGGACTCATCTCTCTTTCAATGCCTCTTATCGCATCGTTCGCAGTTGAAACTATTGTCGGCATGCTTTTGATAGCAGTAGCCTTCAGTCAGGGGTGGAGTGCCTTCAGAGGCTTCAGTGACGGCGGGATCCCGTGGCAGGAGACGATAATGGCTGTGGCCGCCATGGCGTCCGGTTTCATATTCCTGGTCCATCCCATGGCAGGAGTTATGACCCTAAGCATAATACTTGCGGCATATTTTATGGCTGACGGGGCCACCAAGGTCATTGAGTATTTCCGAGTAAGGGAGATAGAGGGCTCGATCTGGATCCTCGTCTCCGGATTTCTCGGGATCATCCTCTCCGTCATGATGTGGAAAAACCTTTTCACAGGAGCCGCGATGATAGGGATCATACTCGGGATAAATCTTGTCTTCAGCGGGATGAGCCTTATCCTGCTGGGCAGGGGATGCTCCAAAGCCTCTGGAGACTGCTGA
- the buk gene encoding butyrate kinase has translation MSRILAVNPGSTSTKIAVYEDGKEILKENIPVDQDLISAYKCVLDQLDHRFELIRQTLLEKGILPESFDAVVGRGGILAPIPSGTYLVTKEMTDYLAEAPRGEHASNLGAFIAKRFAEMSGCRAFIVDPVSVDELTEVARISGAPEIKRSSLVHALNQKAVARKAAAELGKKYEDCRFVVAHLGTGITIGAHCGGKIVDVVGAKADGPFSPERAGGLPVGELVDLIFSGIYSEAELKKKLLSGWGMVAYLGTRDIREAGKIAEHDPNAKLVLEAMAYQIAKGIGEMSTVLDGDIDSIILTGGMAYSDILTGMLIKKIRFLAPIRVVPGENELEALFKGAERVLMKEEKPRNYPSGEFVGN, from the coding sequence ATGAGCAGGATCCTGGCAGTAAACCCCGGATCGACCTCTACAAAAATAGCGGTTTACGAGGACGGTAAAGAGATCCTTAAGGAAAACATACCTGTCGACCAAGACCTTATCTCTGCATATAAATGCGTTCTGGATCAGCTTGACCATAGATTCGAACTAATAAGGCAAACCCTTCTCGAGAAAGGCATTCTGCCGGAGAGCTTTGATGCCGTTGTCGGAAGAGGCGGCATACTTGCTCCGATCCCCAGCGGCACATACCTTGTCACAAAAGAGATGACGGATTACCTGGCAGAGGCTCCGCGCGGGGAACATGCATCAAACCTGGGAGCATTCATCGCCAAAAGATTCGCAGAGATGTCGGGCTGCCGGGCTTTCATAGTCGATCCGGTCTCTGTGGACGAACTGACTGAAGTAGCAAGGATCTCAGGTGCACCTGAAATAAAAAGGTCAAGCCTCGTCCATGCCCTCAACCAGAAAGCAGTGGCAAGAAAAGCGGCGGCTGAACTCGGGAAAAAATATGAAGACTGCAGATTCGTCGTTGCCCACCTGGGTACCGGTATAACGATCGGAGCTCACTGCGGCGGTAAAATAGTTGACGTGGTCGGCGCAAAGGCTGACGGACCCTTCTCTCCCGAACGGGCGGGCGGGCTTCCGGTGGGGGAACTGGTCGACCTCATCTTCAGCGGGATATACAGTGAGGCTGAACTCAAGAAAAAACTTCTTTCGGGGTGGGGCATGGTGGCATATCTGGGAACAAGGGACATTAGGGAGGCCGGTAAAATTGCTGAACATGACCCTAATGCAAAACTTGTCCTAGAGGCCATGGCCTATCAGATAGCCAAGGGTATCGGGGAGATGTCCACCGTCCTCGACGGAGACATCGACTCGATAATACTCACCGGCGGGATGGCATACTCCGACATCCTGACCGGAATGCTTATCAAAAAGATCAGATTCCTTGCCCCTATAAGAGTCGTGCCAGGAGAAAACGAACTTGAGGCCCTCTTCAAAGGCGCAGAAAGGGTGCTTATGAAGGAAGAGAAACCAAGAAATTACCCAAGCGGTGAGTTTGTCGGAAATTAA
- a CDS encoding MATE family efflux transporter: MKFMKAIMRMTRLRGKADLGKGPVLGTLIKLSIPSIAMVLFHTLFHLVDTVFISWLGESHMVAISYTFPVQIGVFAILEGVGNGMTSLCGRRLGEGNLEEARNTALAAMGFAYLLCLIWIPFLFPYTSNIFFRTLGASDPDTLRQAWLYNMWIPPTFILISFSYVVNSVFRCQGNTMIPLKYFLIANGLNIVLDPIFIFTFGWGITGAAAATFVGRAAGIVYLIKKLKTDSEIQLPFKPCIKLSMMPLWGKISAIGFPVTLSTASVALGMGSVNNILSGTFGPQAVAAWMVGLRVEDLAFNTLMGINDALVPFLSFNYGRRDLKRMKRGIRSGLIISTVITGGLGLIVCLFPFPVIQLFRPSEDIARIAANAIRITISGYPMVIYSVIYNALFVATGFSTFGLLTQIFRSLMIRVPAAHFLSGILTIDHIWWFQPISFLGAALITGLFSWILLRKLKRDMDDPKVSPSVKIF; this comes from the coding sequence ATGAAATTTATGAAGGCCATTATGAGGATGACCAGGCTCAGAGGCAAGGCAGATCTGGGTAAAGGCCCTGTCCTGGGTACACTTATAAAACTGTCGATACCATCCATAGCGATGGTGCTCTTCCATACCCTTTTCCATCTTGTTGATACGGTCTTTATCTCATGGCTTGGTGAGAGCCACATGGTGGCGATATCCTACACCTTCCCCGTTCAGATAGGAGTATTCGCTATCCTCGAAGGGGTCGGCAACGGTATGACGTCTCTCTGCGGAAGAAGGCTGGGTGAAGGCAACCTTGAAGAGGCAAGAAACACCGCGCTCGCTGCCATGGGCTTTGCTTACCTGCTCTGTTTGATATGGATACCATTCCTCTTCCCATACACCTCGAACATCTTTTTCAGGACGCTTGGCGCATCTGACCCGGATACCCTGCGGCAGGCCTGGCTTTACAATATGTGGATACCGCCGACTTTCATCCTTATCAGCTTCTCGTATGTAGTGAACTCGGTCTTCAGGTGTCAGGGAAACACGATGATACCCCTCAAATATTTCCTGATCGCCAACGGCCTTAATATCGTCCTTGACCCGATATTCATTTTCACTTTCGGGTGGGGGATAACGGGCGCTGCCGCTGCGACATTCGTGGGCAGGGCGGCCGGGATCGTCTATCTTATAAAAAAATTAAAAACGGACAGTGAAATACAGCTGCCTTTCAAGCCCTGCATAAAACTTTCGATGATGCCCCTGTGGGGAAAGATCTCAGCAATAGGATTCCCCGTCACCCTTTCTACAGCAAGCGTAGCCCTGGGGATGGGAAGCGTAAACAACATACTCTCAGGCACCTTCGGACCTCAGGCTGTGGCTGCATGGATGGTGGGGCTTAGGGTCGAGGACCTGGCCTTCAATACTTTAATGGGAATAAACGACGCGCTTGTCCCTTTCCTCTCGTTCAACTACGGCAGGCGCGACCTTAAGAGAATGAAGAGGGGAATAAGGTCCGGACTTATAATAAGTACCGTGATCACCGGCGGGCTCGGACTGATCGTCTGTCTCTTCCCCTTCCCTGTCATTCAGCTTTTTCGGCCTTCGGAGGATATAGCAAGGATCGCCGCAAATGCGATACGGATAACCATATCAGGATATCCCATGGTCATTTACAGCGTCATATACAACGCTCTTTTTGTCGCGACCGGGTTTTCGACATTCGGGCTGCTTACTCAGATATTCCGTTCCCTGATGATCAGGGTCCCTGCGGCTCACTTTTTGTCGGGCATACTTACCATTGACCATATTTGGTGGTTCCAGCCGATATCATTTTTGGGAGCAGCTTTAATAACAGGACTTTTTTCATGGATACTTCTGCGCAAGTTAAAGCGGGATATGGATGATCCCAAGGTTTCCCCCAGTGTAAAGATTTTTTGA
- the ybaK gene encoding Cys-tRNA(Pro) deacylase has translation MASLKKTNAVRILENAKIPFELIEYEVDESSLSAEDAALKTGVPEEQTFKTLCARGDRTGVMMVCLPAGRELDFKALSAASGNKSSELVPLKEVQPLTGYIRGGCSPLGTKKKYPVFIDESACMFDYITVNAGQKGLLFKISPKDLIAATEAKTAEITR, from the coding sequence ATGGCTTCTCTTAAAAAGACAAACGCTGTAAGGATCCTGGAAAACGCAAAGATCCCCTTTGAACTGATCGAGTACGAGGTCGATGAAAGCTCGCTCTCGGCGGAGGATGCTGCCTTAAAAACAGGTGTTCCGGAGGAACAGACGTTCAAGACGCTTTGCGCAAGGGGTGACAGGACGGGTGTTATGATGGTATGCCTGCCCGCCGGCAGGGAACTGGACTTCAAGGCTCTCTCCGCTGCAAGCGGCAACAAAAGCTCCGAACTCGTTCCGCTAAAGGAAGTACAGCCGTTAACCGGCTACATCAGGGGAGGCTGTTCGCCTCTCGGGACAAAAAAGAAGTATCCTGTTTTTATCGACGAAAGCGCCTGCATGTTTGACTATATAACAGTAAACGCAGGACAGAAGGGGCTTCTTTTTAAGATAAGTCCCAAAGACCTTATCGCAGCCACCGAAGCAAAAACAGCCGAGATAACAAGATAA